From uncultured Bacteroides sp., a single genomic window includes:
- a CDS encoding saccharopine dehydrogenase family protein, with the protein MGRVLIIGAGGVGTVVAHKVAQNADVFTDIMLASRTKSKCDAIAKAIGGDRIKTAQVDADNVDELVALFNDFKPELVINVALPYQDLTIMDACLIAGVNYLDTANYEPKDEAHFEYSWQWAYQDKFKKAGLTAILGCGFDPGVSGVYTAYAAKHHFDEINYLDIVDCNAGDHHKAFATNFNPEINIREVTQKGKYYENGEWVVTEPHQIHKPLNYPNIGPKESYVIYHEELESLVKNYPTLKRARFWMTFGQEYLTHLRVIQNIGMARIDEIDYNGQKIVPIQFLKAVLPNPGDLGENYTGETSIGCRIRGIKDGKERTYYVYNNCSHEAAYKETGAQGVSYTTGVPAMIGAMMFIKGEWRNPGVNNVEDFNPDPFMEQLNKQGLPWVEVFDGDLEL; encoded by the coding sequence ATGGGTAGAGTTCTAATTATTGGTGCCGGCGGTGTTGGAACCGTTGTTGCACATAAAGTGGCACAAAATGCTGATGTTTTCACAGATATTATGTTGGCAAGCCGCACAAAATCGAAATGTGATGCCATAGCTAAAGCAATTGGCGGAGACAGAATAAAAACGGCTCAGGTAGATGCCGACAATGTAGATGAACTTGTTGCTTTATTCAACGATTTCAAACCGGAGCTAGTAATCAATGTAGCTCTTCCTTATCAGGATCTTACTATTATGGATGCTTGTCTGATTGCAGGGGTTAACTACCTTGACACAGCAAACTATGAGCCTAAGGATGAAGCTCATTTTGAGTACAGCTGGCAATGGGCATATCAGGATAAGTTTAAAAAAGCCGGACTCACTGCTATCTTAGGATGCGGTTTCGACCCGGGAGTAAGTGGCGTTTATACTGCCTATGCAGCTAAACATCATTTTGATGAAATTAATTATCTGGATATTGTGGATTGCAATGCAGGAGATCATCACAAAGCATTTGCTACGAACTTCAATCCGGAAATCAATATCCGTGAGGTTACGCAAAAAGGAAAATACTACGAAAACGGAGAATGGGTGGTTACTGAACCTCATCAGATTCACAAACCGCTGAATTATCCTAATATCGGTCCTAAAGAATCATACGTAATTTACCATGAAGAGCTGGAATCTCTGGTAAAGAACTACCCTACTCTTAAGCGCGCACGCTTCTGGATGACTTTCGGACAGGAATACTTAACCCACCTTCGCGTTATCCAGAACATTGGTATGGCTCGTATTGATGAAATTGATTACAACGGACAAAAAATTGTTCCTATCCAGTTCCTGAAAGCCGTTCTTCCTAATCCGGGAGATCTAGGCGAAAACTATACCGGAGAGACTTCCATTGGCTGCCGTATTCGTGGTATCAAAGACGGAAAAGAACGTACTTATTACGTATACAATAACTGTAGCCACGAAGCAGCTTATAAAGAAACCGGTGCTCAGGGCGTAAGTTACACAACCGGTGTACCTGCCATGATTGGTGCAATGATGTTCATTAAAGGCGAATGGAGAAATCCGGGCGTTAATAATGTAGAAGACTTTAATCCGGATCCGTTCATGGAACAACTCAACAAACAAGGTTTGCCTTGGGTAGAGGTGTTCGACGGAGATCTGGAACTTTAA
- a CDS encoding iron ABC transporter permease, giving the protein MRTRFLLLIVLFMVAFTCDIVFGSVNLSLNDVWHSLTGTGDDILYREIILNYRLPKALTAILTGAALSVAGVLMQTLFRNPLAGPDVLGVTSGASLGVALLTLGASSLPWFVIAGWGQVTAAVLGAVGVLLLVIIVSVKVPQTVSLLIIGMMFGNFAGAIVSILQSTSNPDTLKLFISWTFGSLSAVSWSYMGIMAPIVVVGTGLAFIMQKRLNILLLGEKYATGLGISVPRTRLWVILATALLAGTSTAFTGPIAFIGVTVPHIARGIFHTSDHQKIIPASILCGSVIMLVCDLVSQMPGSQGTLPINSVTALFGAPIIIWIIAKNGGMGK; this is encoded by the coding sequence TTTACTTGTGACATTGTCTTCGGAAGCGTAAACCTCTCGCTAAACGATGTATGGCATTCCCTTACCGGAACTGGTGATGATATACTTTACCGGGAGATCATCCTCAATTACAGACTTCCCAAGGCATTAACGGCAATTCTTACCGGGGCGGCATTGTCTGTGGCCGGTGTCCTGATGCAGACCCTCTTCCGCAATCCGCTGGCCGGACCAGATGTACTGGGTGTTACTTCGGGAGCCAGTCTGGGAGTTGCCTTACTCACTTTAGGAGCGTCCTCACTTCCATGGTTTGTTATTGCAGGATGGGGACAGGTAACTGCAGCTGTATTGGGAGCTGTAGGTGTATTGTTACTGGTTATTATCGTATCTGTCAAAGTTCCGCAAACCGTTTCCTTATTAATAATAGGAATGATGTTTGGCAACTTTGCCGGAGCCATTGTCAGTATTCTGCAAAGTACCAGCAATCCGGATACTCTGAAACTTTTCATATCGTGGACATTTGGCAGTCTTTCGGCTGTAAGCTGGAGTTACATGGGAATCATGGCGCCTATTGTGGTGGTGGGCACAGGATTAGCCTTTATTATGCAGAAACGCCTTAACATATTATTACTAGGTGAAAAGTATGCCACCGGACTTGGTATATCTGTTCCCCGCACTCGTCTGTGGGTTATTCTTGCCACAGCCTTATTGGCCGGAACCTCTACCGCCTTTACCGGGCCTATTGCCTTTATCGGAGTAACAGTTCCTCATATAGCCCGGGGAATCTTTCATACATCCGACCACCAGAAAATAATTCCGGCTTCCATTCTTTGCGGAAGTGTGATTATGCTTGTCTGCGACCTTGTCTCCCAAATGCCTGGCAGCCAGGGCACATTACCCATCAATTCGGTCACTGCACTCTTTGGTGCACCCATTATTATCTGGATCATTGCAAAGAACGGCGGTATGGGTAAATAG
- a CDS encoding RNA polymerase sigma factor: MDAESFKRLYLPCHQKLYRVAYKLLGNQCDAEDMVQEAYLKLWNKRDELIDIKNPESFSVILLKNICFDYLRSTKNDAEKQDIEVVSKANEVSLINEIEIKDELNCVKQLITQLPEKQQEIMKLRHLGECSIEEIEQITGLNAINIRVLISRARKTIREQFNILKQ, encoded by the coding sequence ATGGATGCTGAAAGCTTCAAAAGATTATATCTTCCCTGTCACCAAAAGCTTTACAGGGTTGCCTACAAGCTATTGGGAAACCAATGTGATGCGGAGGATATGGTACAGGAAGCGTATCTGAAACTATGGAATAAACGAGATGAACTTATTGATATCAAAAACCCGGAATCGTTTTCTGTAATCTTACTTAAGAATATCTGTTTTGATTATCTTCGTTCAACCAAAAATGATGCAGAAAAACAGGATATAGAAGTCGTTAGTAAAGCAAATGAGGTTTCACTGATTAATGAAATAGAAATAAAAGACGAGCTAAACTGCGTGAAACAACTCATTACACAACTACCTGAAAAGCAGCAGGAAATAATGAAGTTAAGGCATCTGGGTGAATGTTCCATAGAAGAAATAGAACAAATAACGGGACTTAATGCTATCAATATAAGGGTACTGATATCAAGAGCCAGAAAAACGATACGCGAACAATTTAATATATTGAAACAATGA
- the recA gene encoding recombinase RecA has translation MAKKESDELNFQTNMASSEKLKALQAAMDKIEKSYGKGSIMKLGDDNVQEIEVIPTGSIALNVALGVGGYPRGRVIEIYGPESSGKTTLAIHAIAQAQKAGGIAAIIDAEHAFDRFYAAKLGVNIDDLLISQPDNGEQALEIADQLIRSSAVDIVVIDSVAALTPKAEIEGDMGENKVGLQARLMSQALRKLTGTISKTKTTCIFINQLREKIGVMFGNPETTTGGNALKFYASVRLDIRRISQLKDGDEVIGNQTRVKVVKNKVAPPFRKAEFDIMFGEGISRSGEIVDLGADMGIIKKSGSWYSYNDTKLGQGRDAAKQCISDNPELADELEALVFEKLKEKKN, from the coding sequence ATGGCAAAAAAAGAAAGCGATGAATTAAATTTTCAAACGAATATGGCATCAAGCGAAAAATTAAAAGCCTTACAGGCTGCCATGGATAAGATAGAAAAGAGCTACGGCAAAGGTTCTATCATGAAACTCGGCGATGACAATGTGCAGGAAATAGAAGTAATCCCTACCGGCTCTATAGCATTAAATGTAGCATTAGGAGTGGGCGGTTACCCCCGAGGAAGAGTTATTGAAATCTATGGTCCTGAATCTTCAGGTAAAACAACACTTGCAATCCATGCCATTGCACAAGCACAGAAAGCCGGAGGTATTGCTGCTATAATCGATGCCGAACATGCCTTCGATCGTTTTTATGCTGCCAAACTAGGTGTAAATATAGACGACCTTTTGATTTCACAACCAGACAATGGCGAACAGGCATTAGAAATTGCCGATCAGCTGATCCGCTCTTCTGCCGTTGACATTGTTGTAATCGACTCTGTTGCTGCACTAACACCGAAAGCAGAAATAGAAGGTGATATGGGAGAAAACAAGGTAGGTCTTCAGGCTCGTTTAATGTCTCAGGCTTTGCGTAAGCTTACCGGCACTATCAGCAAAACAAAAACTACTTGTATCTTTATCAACCAGTTGCGTGAAAAGATTGGTGTTATGTTTGGTAATCCGGAAACAACAACCGGTGGTAATGCACTAAAATTTTATGCTTCCGTACGTTTGGATATTCGCCGCATCAGCCAGCTTAAGGATGGTGATGAGGTTATCGGTAACCAGACTCGCGTAAAAGTAGTAAAGAATAAAGTGGCACCTCCTTTCCGCAAAGCAGAATTCGATATTATGTTTGGAGAAGGAATCTCCCGTTCCGGAGAAATTGTAGACCTGGGCGCAGATATGGGAATCATCAAGAAAAGCGGTTCATGGTATAGCTACAATGATACCAAACTGGGACAGGGAAGAGATGCAGCTAAACAATGCATCAGTGATAATCCTGAACTGGCAGATGAACTGGAAGCATTAGTCTTTGAAAAACTGAAAGAAAAGAAAAACTAA
- a CDS encoding DUF4252 domain-containing protein, translating into MIKKCILCISMLLIAQWSMGQNIDNLFAEFSNVPNVENVKLNKFLMTVIKPFMSGKDIPGLKGTDSVQVLDLSSCSSNIKDDFTKKVKTLKDEGYETLVRSNENGENVRVLVKIKNEEICELVVISTGNDSSLVKIKGKFKKSDIAKLTDK; encoded by the coding sequence ATGATAAAGAAATGTATTTTGTGCATATCTATGCTTCTGATAGCTCAATGGAGCATGGGGCAAAACATTGACAACTTGTTTGCCGAATTCTCTAATGTGCCGAATGTTGAAAATGTGAAACTAAATAAGTTTCTAATGACAGTTATAAAACCCTTCATGAGCGGCAAGGACATACCTGGACTAAAAGGTACAGACTCCGTACAGGTACTTGATCTTAGCAGTTGTTCATCGAATATAAAAGATGACTTTACTAAAAAGGTAAAAACACTAAAGGATGAAGGCTATGAAACATTGGTTCGTTCCAATGAAAATGGTGAGAATGTCAGGGTTCTGGTCAAAATAAAGAATGAAGAAATTTGTGAGTTAGTAGTAATTTCTACCGGCAATGATTCTTCTTTAGTGAAGATCAAAGGAAAGTTTAAAAAATCTGATATAGCTAAACTCACTGATAAATAA
- the bcp gene encoding thioredoxin-dependent thiol peroxidase, translated as MNVGDKAPEILGINEKGEEIRLSNYKGKKVVLYFYPKDNTSGCTAQACSLRDNYTDLRKAGYEVIGVSVDNEKSHQKFIEKNELPFTLIADTEKKLVEEFGVWAEKKMYGRSYMGTLRTTFIINEEGIIERIISPKEVSTKEHAQQILK; from the coding sequence ATGAATGTAGGAGATAAAGCCCCTGAAATATTGGGCATAAACGAAAAAGGAGAAGAAATTCGCCTTAGCAATTATAAAGGAAAGAAAGTGGTGTTGTACTTCTATCCTAAAGATAATACTTCGGGATGCACAGCTCAGGCCTGCAGTCTCCGCGATAATTATACCGATCTTCGAAAGGCGGGATATGAAGTTATCGGAGTAAGCGTAGACAATGAGAAATCTCACCAAAAGTTTATTGAAAAGAATGAGCTCCCTTTTACACTGATTGCTGATACTGAGAAAAAACTGGTAGAAGAATTCGGTGTGTGGGCAGAGAAGAAAATGTACGGAAGATCATATATGGGAACACTCCGCACAACTTTCATCATTAATGAAGAAGGCATTATCGAACGTATTATTTCTCCGAAAGAAGTGAGCACAAAAGAACATGCTCAACAAATATTAAAGTAA